A region of the Brienomyrus brachyistius isolate T26 chromosome 10, BBRACH_0.4, whole genome shotgun sequence genome:
ATCTAAATATCCGCTATGTATTTGCGTaggtcctgcagggggcgcaagAGGGAAGCGTGCCGTCAACCTGTAACGCATTATCACAAAAACAGCTATGCCAGTTGTTGATGTGGAATAACGTCATTATTCAGGAAAATCATTGTAATTATCCACCCATCTTCCACTTATTTAGCACAGAGGTAGATTTCAGGTAGCCTTCAGATTCTATATCACTCCTATGCAGCTCTAAGGAACCagacatatatatttttaggtATAGATGCATTCATTGTGCACCGTTTGCCCGCTTGCTGTTGTCTACCCAGGCCACATCCAATGCATGTATATTTATTGATTCATCAGAGCTGCTATTCCAAATCATGTCCCTTTTTTCATTCAGCAGCGACGGCATCCTGCCCTAAGGGACCCCCACTAAGTTTTACTGGGGGATCCATGATTCTATGACTTTTGGGGAAATAACAAGGGCCAAAATTCAGAGAGAGggaccaaccttatcattagccaatcataTGTTTTGAATCGCTGTGTGATGCTGGAGGGGTCACAgttggggccaatcagctttcagctggggaaaATACCCCTATTGGATCACAAAGTGACGTTTTCCACATTGTTTATTATTAGTTTCAATGTAGCAACTGTATGGTAGCTTATGCTTCAACAAGAGAAACATTTGGTCAGTTGAAAATGAGGAGAAGTTTCTGGAAAGGAGTCATATTTGATTTTAAGTGGGCTGACTGGACCACTGCACCCCTCTCTATGGTCCCTCTATAGTCTGAGGTGTCCAGCTGTGTTTGCAGATATCAATCAACATGAAACTCACTCAGACAAAGCTTTTGTCATTTTTGTAGCCCCCTGGTGGTAGTTCAGATATACTGCGTGGAACGTACCAGCTAATACATGCACACTGGACCATGATACCTGTAAGCTGTATATTATTTATGAGACAatttttacttatatatatatatatatatatatatatatatatatatatatatatatatatatatatatatatatatatatatatatatataatggacACTGGAATGACATGCTTTGGTTCTCCTATGACCATCTTCCCTCTTGGGTTGGAGGAGGTTTTGTCATAGGAATATCTGGAACATTATGTCTTTTCTTTCCCAAGGTACTAGTGCATTGATAAAAAAAAGTAGCTCTCTTGTGTTTTCCAACAAAGGGGTTCCAGTTAAgttcattgtgatttttttcagttATTTAAGTAAAActgccggcatggtggtgcagtggttagcactgttgcctcacacctctgggacccgggtttgagtctccgcctgggtcacatgtgtgtggagtttgtatgttctccccatgtcatcgtggggtttcctccaggtactccagttttcccccacagtccaaagatatgctgaggctaattggagttactaaattgcccgtaggtgtgcatgtgtgagtgactggtgtgtgagtgtgccctgcgatgggctggccccccatcctgggttgttccctgcttcgtgcccattgcttccgggataggctccggactcccgcgacccagtagaataagcagttttgaaaatggatggatggaagtaaaACTGCAAAGTTGCCACTAATTCAGAGGAACTGGCTAACCGTTACAGCTATTTTTACGAACGCGGATAAACAGGGAAACTTTTGGTCAACTTAGCAGACTGGCAGAAATGAATGGTGGGAGGAAGCCGTCTTACTGGGATGTGATTTATGCCTCCATGCACACTGCACACACGCGCGGAGTCACTGCGCCGCCCAGATGCATCAAATCATCGCCAGATAATGTTATTGCGGAGCCCGGCTCAGCTGGGCCGTGGTGAACATGTGGGCAGTCTGAACGATGCCTTTGAGTTCAGTGCAAATTATTATCCCTCTATTAAGTGAAATGATCATTTTGAGATGTAATCTTAcatggaaaatgttttttttatcacatttttaTTCAGAGATTTTCAGTGGTTCTcacttcagccccccccccccacataattCGCCTCTATTCCACCACCTGCGTGCCTCAGCTAGGAACTCCAGGGCTTTATAGTTGGCTGACAAGTAAAATGAAGTGCGTAGGTGGTGGAACTGACCGAGAAGATGGGCTGGCTAGGAGCAGCCTTAATCATGTCATATTTCGGGATTAAAAGATTGTCTTTATTTTGTGAATTCCTCTTAAACATGAACTTCCAGATGACTGCATCCATTTTCGTTGTCGGTCCCCTCTGTGATCTTTGTGGTCCTTAACcaaaatttgcatttttttccccagacagGTGCTGCCCAAAGACAGATACAGAACTGGTATATTTACGTAACACTGACTGTCAGCGCAAAAGTACAGCGAGCAGGAAAGTGACCGGGTTTAAACTGACcgatttaaagttttttttttcaaccagGATGAAAAAAGGGAAGGAGTAACTGTGTACTTGAGTCAAGCGACTTATGTGCAACCAGAGAGTAATACAGAACCTGTTATGGTGAATGAGGGATATCACTCAGTTTCCGACATTCTGTGGAGACAGACTTGCAtaaagctctggaaaaaattaagacactcagcacatttttttgcagtcatttctcaatttattgtGTATCTGTGAATAATGGATatattttgcaaactgcagcccggttcttccctgtttctcactgacgaagggcttcttctttgctttttgggacttcagtcctgcttctcggagcctgatacacactgtcctagcagtgcacttcacacctgctcttaatgtttcccattcccttTGAACAGCATTTGCCATCATTCTCTGTGAGAAGCTGTCAGATAAATTAAcagtcatctctgccattagaaagtcgcttccACCTGCAATGATAACTGAGTAACAGCAACTCAAATTGTAATTGCTATTCATAAATAATTGAACCATAGCCTGGGTCCAAGATAACTgattatggatggatgaacttcTTATTGAAAATAGTTAGGAGCTATAAAACACTTTTCACATATGGTACTTTCTGACAGCTGATTGTTCGTAATCTGTCTAGCATTTGGCATCAGTGTTGTGTTTTAATACTTCAGTAATACCTTTTTCTTGCATACCCTGTGTCCTTAATTGTTCTCACACATATCTGATGAGTTCCTCAACAGTATTTTTAAGGAACATTCTCTATATTCTGCCTAGTTTTGGGTGCTGCCTTGGTTCTGCACCTGTTTTGAAAACATCTGTATTTTTCAAAAATGGATTTTATACCTCAACAGAAGTCCAGAGATTAAGATTTAAAAAACACCTAAACAATCGTGCTAAAGTACAGTGTCTTAATCTCACACTGTAGTTATACACTTATACACATCTGTGTTAAACCCTAACTGTCCTGGCACTATGCTCCCTGTCCAGCCTGGTAATCAGCCTCTCTGTGCATCATGCTACATGTCTGGCTTCACATAATACATATCTATATTTCTATATTTATGCTACCTAATCCTCCTAATATTGCCCTTCCCTGTGTGCTCTGCCACCTGCCTCAGGTAAAGTTATGCACAACTCTGTGCTAGCTACCTAATCTGGTATCACACACCATTTTGTGTCTACCTGTCTTATGTCACTTTTTGCTATGCTACCTGGTTGAAATATATACCTCTCAGTGCTATACCATCTGCTGTGACAGGAACCATGCATCTCTTTCTTCCGCTATATTACCACTTATTTGTACTAAGCGGCCTGTCCTGACTAGTATTATACGCCTCTATGTGAAACACTACCTGTCCTGACTCATCTGAATGCTGCTATTCCTCTCCTGCAGCATCACATCAATGTTGCCATGCGATTCCACATTACAGGTAGTGTGTGCGCACAGGAATACCATTTCTCCAGTAGGGGCCACTGTGGAGCTGCTGATGTAGGGGTCTTGGCTTTTGCAGCGCAGCAGCTGTTCATAGGCGTTGCGGAAGTCTCGGTTTAGAGCCGCATACAGGACGGGGTTAATGGCGGAGTTAAGGTAGCCCAGCCACAGGACCACTGAGTTGACAGTGGGGTTGACCGTTTCCTCGTATAGCCCTCTGTAGGTGAAGTACGTGAAGTACGGGAACCAGCAGATGATGAAGGCGCCCAGGACTCCTGCCAGCGTCATCGTGGCCTTGTGCTCGCGCACCGCGGCTGCCACGCACGCGGACGTGGACCGCGCGTTGATGCGCTTCGCCTGCTCGCGCGCGATCCTGAAGATGCGGTAATAGgtgcagcacatgaccagcagggggaggtAGAATGTGGCAAAGGCGTCCACCAGCACATAGCTGGGGTTCAGCTTGAAATGGCATTCCCAGCCGTCGTCCTGGCCgtagttctggatgctgtggtccCGCGTGTTCCAGCCCAGGTGAATTGGCAGGAAGGACACCATCAGGGAGATGATCCAGATGAGGGCCATAGCCACCATGATGCGGGTGCTCGTGACCAGGGTTGGGTAGCGCAGTGGCGCAGTGATGGCGAAGTAGCGGTCCACACTGATGACGAGCAAGTTGAGGATGGAGGCGGTGCAGAGCATGACGTCCAGGCTGACGTAAACGTTGCAGAAGATGGCGCCCAGAGGCCAGTCGCCACGCAGTTGCCTCATGGCGGAAAAGGGAAGCACGAGCAGCCCCAGGAGGAGGTCTGTCGTCGCCAGGGACACCACCAGGCCGTTGGTGACGCAGCGCAGCTTGCGGCAGGCGCCCACCGCGAGGCACACCAGCACGTTACCAAACACCGTCAGAAATATGACGAGCACCAAGCCCACGCCCTGCAGTATCCTCCAGATCATGTTCAGGGGCTCCGTCACACAGCTAACTCATAACCTCTAGTCACCAGGAATCGTGGCCAAACACCTATTTACTGTCAGTGACCCCGTCTGGGGAATAGTACACTCAGCACCCCTGTCAGTGGGTTGGTACAGTCCATACCCTGTCTGTGCAGCGAAATGGTCAGCACCGTTTTCTGTGGAATGGTACAGTCAACATCATTGTCACTGAGCTGAGACACAGTGAAAGATTCATCATTTTGAGTAACGGTTCCTCATCACACCCGTGTCACAGAGGTGGCATATTCTCGACCCACATTCCATCGCTGAAGTTAAGAAAAGACTTTGGATTTTGGATAAATCCCTTACTTTGTTGTTATGCGCTTGTAAATGTTTGTGTAGGATTTAGTTGCCACAAGGGGGCTCCAGTGCTTCAGCCGTAGACAGCTGCTTCAAAGACACTTCATGTTTCTTGAGGGTACAGCTCAAAGGGGGCCGGGCTGGGAATAAAAACAAGAGGGAGAGATAAAGGGTTGAAGCAACCACCCAGACAGAGGCAGCAGGGACCTTGTGAATTATGGGATTTCTATTTTAAAGTTTAGTTACTTTTGTTTTACCATCAGCCTGGTAAGGATTTGGAGAATTATGTTGGATTAGACTGCTGAGGGGGGTCCAGAGTTCTTCACCCTGTTTATAGAGGGCGAGGGTCTCTAACATTGTTTATGGAGCTCCTGGCTCCCTCTACAGTGTTTGGATCATCAGTGTTGGTGCATTAAGATTCAGGTATCACACATTTTATGGGCAAGTTCATGGCTTTTTCACCATATCAAGGAAGGTTTGGATACTTCACATTTTGCAGGACATTTATGGTCTCTCACGTTCTTGTAGGAAGTATCGCTCTGTAGAAGAGAGATTGGGGTCCTGCACTGCAGAATGACCAGGGCAAGAAGGGCAGTCCACCACTGCATGTTTACTCCCCGGGGCCAGGCCTTAATGGAACACCTGGACATACTCCAAAACCGCAATGTGAAAGGGGCCACGAGGCCGTTTTTCGCACATGCAATCTTATCAGTGCGACTAACTGGATAGTGTATTAAGGTCTCCAACCTACAGAACAAAGGATGAAGAAAAGACGGCATGCAGCATTGTATCGTAGCTCAAGATATTAATCTGGGCTGATCCCTGAACGTCCAAAGGGGAGAGAAAAATTTAGAACGTAAAGAGAAGCAAATATCTGTTAGTGCACTGACAAACTGCGACTCGAAATGCACTGCCGTTCGATCTGGTTGGACATCTGTATATTTTCTGTGTATTTTACCAGAACTTTGATTATCT
Encoded here:
- the LOC125751042 gene encoding histamine H2 receptor-like; translation: MIWRILQGVGLVLVIFLTVFGNVLVCLAVGACRKLRCVTNGLVVSLATTDLLLGLLVLPFSAMRQLRGDWPLGAIFCNVYVSLDVMLCTASILNLLVISVDRYFAITAPLRYPTLVTSTRIMVAMALIWIISLMVSFLPIHLGWNTRDHSIQNYGQDDGWECHFKLNPSYVLVDAFATFYLPLLVMCCTYYRIFRIAREQAKRINARSTSACVAAAVREHKATMTLAGVLGAFIICWFPYFTYFTYRGLYEETVNPTVNSVVLWLGYLNSAINPVLYAALNRDFRNAYEQLLRCKSQDPYISSSTVAPTGEMVFLCAHTTCNVESHGNIDVMLQERNSSIQMSQDR